One Gadus chalcogrammus isolate NIFS_2021 chromosome 7, NIFS_Gcha_1.0, whole genome shotgun sequence genomic window, ATTCATGTTGCCCTCTCTGAGGCTACCAGCTTGGGGCCAGTAATGTCAACTAATACCAGCTTGTTCTTTAAAGGATaggtgttggagtgtgtgtagaCGATgcctggtttaagcagcctcatctAGCCCTGTCTGATTGGACTCTAGTGCTGGGTGAGGCTGGatacaggttaaaccagccatctccaGACACATGATCTCCTAGATGGCAACAACACCAGGCAATGTATCATCTCCTGCATCTTTATAATAAACCGGCTTCAACATCACCAATCCGCGTCCTGTGTTTTGAGGAGTCCACTGAAGGTTGGTCTGTGGCAGCCAACTATGGTGTGTAGCAAAGCCCCTTGCTACAGTGGGTTCATATTTAATTACATTGCTAGAGAAGAGAAGgataaagagaagaagaagaagaagaagaagaagaagaagaagaagaagaagaagaagaagaagaagcagctcTGTTGTCGAGGCAGAACTATTCACCTCAAGTATATAACGATAAAAATGCTAATGGTTAACGAATGATCTTGAACCTGAAACATAACCCAACCAATCATCAGCCGGTCGGCTCCTAAATCGTCCAAACATACAAAACATTCACCCCTTTAATGTTTTCCTGCCTATTTTACATACAGTCTATGACTAGAGGAAATTAAAGAGTCTGCATGGCAAATGCAGCTGCCGCCAGAACCTTGCAATGCAAATACAGCTAGAGGTCACTCCAAGAACGACTCAACGGATCAGGAGTTAAACCGGCTGACGTAGCAGGCACCGCCATGCTactgcctctgtctgtctgtctgtacattAATTTACATATCAACCTTTCCATCCCATCCGTTGATCTATCCATtcacctatctatctatcaatcgaTCAATCTATCAAAGGGCCGGTATttaaatgcattttaaatgacGCATCTATCTCTGCATGCATCTCTCTGTCTGATTAGTAAAGTCAATAATATTTGGATGGCCCTTCATCACAGTAACAGGCCTTATTTTATGACCATAACACTACCCCCCCAAAGGACAGGGAAACGCTTGATTATCAAGAAggaaaccttgagaaggaatTTGTTCGAATGATCTACCTACCCATCCATATACCTATCTGCATgtttttgaatacattttaatcCTTAAATGATGCATCTATTAttctatatatatgcatatctgCCCGTCTATATCTATCTAAATTgatccatctgtccatctattttttttccaacatGACATCCATGCAATATTCTACAATACACTTCCAGAACGTTCCCTGTTGGGATGACGTGGCGCTCCTGGTCCTTCTTCAGACTCATGAGACTGTTGGGTGTACTGTGTGCTGCTGGCCTCCGGAGCTGCGCTCTAACTGTATGCAAAGATCCAGGCCGTGCGCTGCAGCAGCATGGAAATATAATGGTGGGAGAAAGAAAACAGGCCCTCTACTTTGCACGCACAGACTCTGTGTGGAGTTTACATTATCTCTCTTCCTTAGAAATactagagagagggaaagatagacagagatagacTATTGTTTGGTATGATTCATTAGATCCTCTGTTTACATTGTAGGACTCCATAGAAGTGTGAACAAAGACAAAAGGATAGAACGATGGATGCCTCAGATATGATTGTTTGCTGCTGGTGTAAGTGGCATTTCTATACATAAGTGGTCCCTCACAGTTGAATGGGACAGGTGCATGGCACTGGGTCATTATAACTGCACTTATTACACTGCTTTCCTTCATGGTGTGGAATTCGGTCACACGCATTGCTACACGCATTTGTACTGAAAGAGCACTGCCCACACGACATCGCCAGttcaaaaacaaacagaagacCTTTTTCATACAACAATACCCCCCAACCCGACTTTTCCCTTATGTAAACATCGGGGAGTTTTCACcagtagaaaacaaacaactcacacacactgccaatGTGTGAGTCGCTTTCGGAAACAAATGTCGGAGACAATTAAATATGAAGAAGCGGCTGCGAGATGAATGATCAGGTGAACAATTTAGCCAAAGGTTGTGTTTGCCTGCAGGTGGGGGACTTGTCTGGTCCCGTTTTGACGGTTGAGCGGGGTAATGGTGCGAGCCACGCCCAGGGCATGGTCCCAGCGGAGGGGCTGTGGAGGAGGATTTGCATCGACAGGGCATTGTATTCTATGTATACTGTTTTCTGACGTTGAACTGAAAACAGGGATTTCCATGTACCACACGATGAAGCCTGAAAGCATGGTGAAGACGGATGAAGACGGACCACAGGGCTCCTCTTGAATGGGGTGGACCGGGGGCCTCTATtctagtgttgtgttgtgtctgtttTCTCTCTACGTTGCATTTGGTTCTTCTTCAGCAGAGATTTATTATGCAAAACACATCCCAATTTTGGTAGCCTTTGTAAAGACAGATAAGCCCATAGAGACGTCAAGTGTTTTGCACATTTTCCTttacaaaataattatattattactaTTCCACATCATATTTGAAACAAACCAGAGGAATGTACCAAGGTATAGGCCTACCAgctataaaatgtgtgtgtgtgtgtgtgtgtgtgtgtgtgtgtgtgtgtgtgtgtgtgtgtgtgtgtgtgtgtgtgtgtgtgtgtgtgtgtgtgtgtgtgtgtgtgtgtgtgtgtgtgtgtgtgcgcctgtgttgGTCCCCTGTTGTGGACATTAATGATCATTCTTTCATTATAAGCAAAACCAAATGTTCAGACTTTCCATTGACCTATTTAACATCAACATAATATTTAAATAAGGAAAATCCTATTTATTACATGTTCCAAACCTGAGATATTTGGTTACTGATTCTTGCAGCTTCATAAATTCGACTAACTGTAGCCTATCAATAAGTTACACAGACTTGCAATTTCAcattttattgtgtgttgttACATTCACATATCTGTTCAAATAACAAAAGTCATGCTcaagatatatatttaaagcTTAACTTTCCACAATTTTGCCCAACAAGCGCTTTTGTCCCTTGTGAGAGCAACAACCGTCCATCTTGCCTTCATCTGTCCTCTGGCTATCTGCCCATCGTTTATACTTGCCGCGACTCTTTTTCAAAGCAAATTTGCCGATGTCCCACATGAAGAGCCAGGCCAGCACGTACATGACCACCCCACCAACCTTGGTGACCAGCGCGGGCCTGGGCGACGCCATCTCGTGGTAGAACAGCACCGAGCCCACTCCGACTCGCACGGTGGCGAACAATACGATGAAGAGCACGTCCACCGCGTCTCCCAGGAGACTGTCGTAGCGCCCCAACTTGCGCAGGAACCAGCGGCTCTGCAGCAGTGGATTGGTGAGTTCGCTACCGAAGATGGCCGCGCATGTCTCACAGCCAGACTTGCCCATGGTCAGCGCCAGCAGGATCCCGCTGATGCTGGCAGCGTGGTGGGCCAGCATGACGGGACCCTCTGACCCGTAGCATAGGCACCAGCCCATGTCGAAGAAGAAGTAGCCCAGGCAAATGGCCAGTGCCTGGGTCTGGAGGACAGTGTTCTCGGTACCTGGTGGGACATGGAAGGAGTAGGGTTGAGGAGGGTTTAGGGGACATGTCACTCAAGCACTGGGATTAATACATGTGTGATAGCAGGGAAAAGCCTTGACCAAAACATGTGACCAGGTCTCAGTCTCTTAGGACCCCCTGGTAACTGTGGGTTGATCAATTCAATCCATCCTTTCCTTATACCACTTGTCAATACATAATTGTATTTGTAGAAGAGGTATAGAAACAAATTGTcagaccttttttaaaaaagccACACCTTTTGGGGTTTATATAAAGCTTACTTTCTCATCAATTATTAGTCAACTCTGGTTCCCTATCTAAATGGCCAAAGTGTTTGGAGGTAAAGAGGTACCTAATGCTAAACGCAGGAACAACATCATCTAAAGTGAAGCAAGGCAAATGGAATTGTCATTTAAGACTGGCACCAGTGAGTCTGTCAAGTCAGACAACATGCAAACTATGGAGAGCGTCATCAGCTGTGACTAATTCAAGCCTAAGTGTTCGCTCTTTAAGACCTAACTAAACCCCATGCAGCTGTATAGCATGTTTATTAACCACCTCCTACTTGACAGAATAATCTGTATTGTTGTGCCTCATCCACTTCAAAATATGTTCATCTCAAGTCTATGACCGACCTGCATGTGTGAAGGGCCAGGGTCCGTCTATGAAGACAACGTAAGCGGTTAATAGCACGATGAAGACCCCGTGGGTCAACGTCACCAGGCGACAGTTCCACTCCGGCCCCCGTTGGCTGAGAGAGAACACCAGGTAGAGggccagccagccaatcagactgCAGAACACTTGTAGAGTCAGCAGCATGTCTTCCCTGTGTGAAATGGTGGGTCAGCAAAAGGTTAAATAGCTCCTATTTTTATGAAGATTCTTACAGTCAACGTTTTAAACCCTTGAATTGTACCCGGTTCATTTACAGTTTGGGCAAGTGTAAttttctgttttaaaatatctCTTTCATCATGTGATTTTACAGTGTGACATTACAGAACCCTATACTGTGAGTGTCACCTGCTCCATTCATTAATGTGGTTTTATTATTGATTGTATAGTAACTAAACTACAATTCATCATGAAACACAGTCCCGCCACAAGCTAAACCAGGAAACAACCAACCTGAGCTGGGATTTACCTTATAGTTTTCCTTCCGTTGAGTGTCACCTGCTTCATTCATTAATGTGGTTTTATTATTGATTGTATAGTAACTAAACTACAATTCATCATGAAACACAGTCCCACCACAAGCTACACCAGGAAACAACCAACCTGAGCTGGGATTTACCTTATAGTTTTCCTTCCGTTGTCCTCTTAATGCTGGTCTTACTTCGGTAATTACAGAAGTTCCCAGGCCCTGATGCCATTTTTCCTCTCCTCATACAAAATAGGCCAATTGTATAGGCGTCTATACCTTAGCTTCAGCAACACATGCCCGCTCTGAAAGAAAAGCAGCCTTAGTTGTTCTCCTCCAAAGGATGACCAGATCCTCTTAAGAGATTACAGCCACAGCCCCTCTGCTGATACCCGGTAGCCAATAACCTGGTATTGTAGTGACTGTGTTGCGATTGAGTAAAGAGACATTTTAGTACTAGTAtcatttacttttttattagAAATTAGGAATTAAAGAATGACCCCTATTTTACTCTAAAGTCAACATGTGTAAAATGTAGCTAATCCCAGTTATTAGGTGTGAGACTTTAAGACTTTCAGAACTTTCAGAATAAAAAAACTCAATGAACATTGTTCTGTCTACTCTTACCATGGACCTGTTATGACTGGCTGTGCAACAGTGACGCAAATGGTTGGGTGGCGTGCGTGGGATGGGTTTTATTAGCGTCGATAGCACGATTCTTGCATTGTTTACAATCGTATTAGAGACTGACAGGCTGGTCAGCATTTTTTATCTGTAGTACTATTAACTAGTATCAGATACTTATTTTTGTGATGTGAATGCAATGCGCCACCGTAGTTAAAGGATGTGATCTTATTGAAAACATTATTAAATCACTTCCATTAaactctcaagtctcacgcagtGGGCGTGAGTCACACGCATTTCAACTCGTGCACATGCTCACACGCCGCACTttgtatttctcacgcagaaaaaaataaatctaattaCAGATATGACCATGTCATGTGAGCTCTCAGTAGCCTATCTGCTGTTCATTCATTGATCGAAGCTCAAATCCAGGTAAATAATTAAACAGTTAGCGAAATCATATTGCGTTTTACGATATAGTTTCATTAATTTAACTCATTAGAACAACATGTTCAAGTTCAAATGTTTCCAAAAAATCGGATAAATTCTgttaaatgcccttaatgtaaatgtaattgtaCTACAGCTCCAAAGCAGTAGGTGGCGACCCTGAGCCGTACACcgatacacacaatacattgtGAGGGGAGAAACTAAAGAAAAAGAAACTGAAGCGAATGAACGTCGCCCGGGCTGGTCATGCGTTCTGTCTGTCACTGACATTGAAATACAATAATTTAGGGTCAAATAATAAGCTAGCGACCAACATTATCACAATGTTTAGCATACATGTACACCTCTAAATACCTCTGCAAAACGTTACTTAGAACCTAAGGTATGTGCTGCATGTTGCATTGTTTTGTTGATGTATTAGGCATGTGATAAACAGTGGTTGGGAGTTGAGTTGTTTACACAGTGCATCATCAGAGTAGACTGGTTGCAATCTTCAGATAGGCTTATCTTTATTTTAACAAAATATTACTGTCCACATATTCATTGTAAAATTGGTGTTAAGCTAGCAGAAAGATTACATTTAGCGTTGTTTTCATAGGTGCCATTGCCAAAGAGTAAATGGCCAAGGAATTCTATAGTATTTTATGTTAAGCAATACGTAGTAAAAGCCTGTTTATTGTTATGTATGTTGAATAAATAACCCCAATCATAATTTAAATAGGATTTTCTAAACTCATTCTCCCATTGTATGTAAGCTGACTTACATTTTCCCCATCTCCCCTGTCCTTACAGCATGGCTCTGCCATGTTTTCGACTGTCTTCCCGACACACCACCCGGTTAGGACTAGATGTTCGCTGCTATGCAACACAGGGAAAAGCACCCAGATCGCAGGAGAGGCGTGACAGTAACGCTGCAAACGCTCCAGTCTTCCAGTATGTCGGTCAGAACCGGAAGCCCAAGCAcaaggtgtttgtgtggggtttCAGCTTCACCGGTGCCCTCGGTCTCCCCAGCCTGGTACAGCCCGACTGTGGCAGGAAAAAGCCCCGGAAATACCAGCTCACACCCTACCGGCTGGAGACTGAAGACCAGGTACATTAGGTAATCGGTTTCAGTAGTTTTTGGTGGATGTAGTGATTCTAATGCCTTCTATTAACCGTAGCCGTATCACGTTGTTACTCCGTGTCGCTCAGATCTCGTCGGCCGCGTGTGGCTATGGTTTCACCCTTCTGTCGTCCTCGACCAAAGACCTCACCAAGCTTTGGGGCATGGGACTCAACAAGGACTCCCAGCTGGGCTTCCAGCGCACTCAGAAGAGCAAGCGTAAGACTATCCCAACAGCCTCATACCATTATTATAAGAAATAGGAACTAAAAAGACTGAAAAGCTTTATCTATGAAATACAAAGTATGCCTGCTTTTgatcaatgtattttaatttgaatgTTTTGCACCACCAAACACTGTTTAGCGTGAATTTTAGATCATGTGTCCTATGAAAGCTTGAGGCTAATGCCGTAGTAGAACACTGACACTTTCTTATAAAACAAAAATCGTTTGCATTGGTCCACCGCTGGACCCTGTctcacctgtttgtgtgtgttttccatcaTCAGTTGTGAGCTACGACTACGTGCTGGAGCCCTCCCCTGTGGCGCtgcccctctctcacccccaggGCGCCAGGGTGCTGCAGGTGGCCTGTGGCCGCGCCCACTCCCTGGTGCTGACCGACCGGGAGGGAGGTGAGCACCAGGGTGTGGGCCAGGGGTCTGTGACGCTCTAGCCATGGTTAATTATCCCTAATTATCCCTTGGTCCTGGTTTATCCATTATTTTCTGGATACTATGGTCTATTTTGATGGATTTTTTTCTGAAACTAATTGCTTTTAAATCCAATTTTACTAAATGATTGGTCATTGTGGTACTGTAGTAGTATTAAATGCAAATTTTCGAGGCTGAATGCAATGGAAGTGTTACACATCGGATGTTGAGTGTTTCATCGATTTCAGGTATTACAGTAATTTAGACCAGATTTATAACTCTTTCATACTCTTTCTTTGCCTATGTGTCTTTTAAGTTTACAGTATGGGAAACAATGCCTATGGCCAGTGCGGGAGATCAATAGTGGAGGAAGAAGACTACAGGTATGTCCTTGAAAATGCATCCTAAAGCTACACACTCTCGCAAAATACTGTCTCAGAAGGAAATCTCATAAGGTGTTGATAAATCAGAAGTGAAATAGAGGTTCTTCTTCCCTGTGTTTTATTCGGTTGTTATctttctccgtccctccctctgtcattctcccattgtctctctctttctctctgtccctcactgtctctctctgtcttgcatGCGCCCACAGTGGCAGTCACATCATTCACAAGCTGGAGGGCTTCGACAGTAAGGTGATCCAGGTGAGCACAGCTCTGATGGCACAGATCCACATCCGTCTCCAGAAGAGATTTGTCCTCCGTTGGACGTAGGTAGAGCAAACTCCCACAAGACTCCAGTGggggaaaaagaagaaaaggacCCAATGGAGGATTACAGGATGAATGGATGGCCGCTTGGTCAAACTAAAATACAATCCAGACTTAAATGAAAACCAAATAAATCATGATAGTCTCTCTCAAAGTCATAAAGGCAACGGCTGTGGGGTTTCAGCCGCGCAGTATCAAAGATGCAGAGGCCATTGTGATCTATATAAACATCTGACACGTCGGTTTGTTATTTTCGTCCTCTGAAATATAGAACACTGCAACATGGCACAAAGTCCGACCTGTCATTGCCACGCCCCCTGAAATGTTTTCTCTCCTGCGTTTCCAGGTAGCGTGTGGCCAGGACCACAGTCTGTTCCTCACGGAGACTGGGAAGGTGTACGCGTGCGGATGGGGCGCAGACGGTCAGACGGGTGGGTGATCTCTGCAAGGACAGTGAGAAGAGACGAAACGCAATCACTGGGACCCAGACAAATTGTGGCTGTCTTTGAGTTGGCAAATGGGGAAACCAAAATAAACTGAAATAAATTAAGGCTTTTGGAGGCGGAACATGGCAGGATGTTTACTGGCAATTATTTTATTGCTTCGTTTTTTAAATGTTACGTGACATTTAACTTTCCGGGTATTTTTGTTGGATTGGAGCAGATCAGATGGTTATGACTTTTATGGGAAATGCAATTATTTGGCAtccatatatataaaaaatatatatatttatatactagcTGCCAATTTTCCGATGCAGTTCTTTGCACAGTAAATCTACTCAAATATATCTAGCTTTCATTCTTAGCTGATATTATGCTTGACGCATCTTTCTCAGTCAACCAAGTCGACCATTAAACAGGATATCACATCAGTCATAAGAGTGGTCCCGCCCTACAGCTCTGTCTCGTTCTCTGTCCAGGTCTGGGTCATCAGCGTGTCAGCGCGGCGCCGGCCGAGGTGGCGGGCGAGCTGCGCGGCGTGGAGGTCAAGCAGATCAGCACGTACGGAGACTGCAGCCTGGCCGTCTCCCGGGACGGGGGGCTGTACGGCTGGGGGAACTCTGAGTACCGGCAGCTGGCCTCGGTCACCGAGTCCTCACAGGTGACCCGGGCAGGGGGGGTCGAGGGGTGAACACAAGCCATGGCTGAGGAGAATCGGCTCTCCTGTATTGTGCCGTGTAATGCCGAATGACGTCCCTGATCATCCTAGTAATCATATAATCGATGGGTCAAGAGTGGCCTCAAATAACTTCTGTTGCCTCTTGGTCTTTAGATGCAGTTGCTGGCTCTGATTGGTATCAATTATTCCAAGAATGTATTGTTTTCCATACTATAAAGCATTTCTATATTTCCTATAATTTCCTATCCCTTTATTGGCAGAAGAGTGGAACAATGCGCAGGGCTTTATGCCTACATTGGTTTTAATTGGTTCCTTGTCCTCTCCAGATCAACTCTCCTAAACACCTCCCCCTGGAGGGCTGTGGCAGAGTGCTCCAGGCGGCCTGCGGAGGGACACAGGTGGCCATCTTAAATGGTGAGTGGATTGAGAATCAAAGAGCAAACAGGAAGGAAGGCGGAGTGCAGGGGCTTCTCTTCAGGTCAGCGCTGCTTGGTCTAATCCAGACAATATCTGCAGACTCCGTTTTAATGATCAAATGCACAGTATTTCACAAGGGTATCTTTCACAAGGGGCTGATCAATGTGATCACTTGGATCAACGTGGCTCGATGTGAAGCCTGAGGCCTGGGGGAAAAAACCTTTATGGGGATTCTGTAGTCTGAGCCCGAGGCTCCGGTAACGCTGCAGCAACGTAAACGCTCAGTAGCTTGGGTGGCGCTAGTCTATTGGGTTTCTGGGCTATCCTAAGTCATCGGGGCTGTGGTAGATGCTTTGCACGGATGTGTGGTTGTAGCCAATGACGCGTTCCGCCGTCTTTACCAGCCTCTGGAAGGCCTTGTCTTCAGCAGGCGAGCATCAACATCATGCCTGAGTCAGGAAGAATAGGTGCTCAAATCTGAATGCCTGGACCAGGTGAGATCCTTGGTGatggacacacagagggactTGAAGCAGGGGACTATCTGCACATCTGCACCATCGATgggaatggggaggggggggagatcaTCTCGTTAGGCTTGCTTACGTTGAGGTACGTTTATGTTCTGGCACCAAGTTGCCAAGATGCGGATCTCATGTCTGTAGGAGGTCGCATTGTTGTTGATGAGACCCAGGTCGGTGGTGTCGTCTGCAAACTTAAGGACGACATTGGAGTTGCGCGTCAGTCATGCCTGAACAGGGTGTGCAGAAGGGGACTGATAGGTCTCCGGTGCTCAGGGTCAGTGCAGAGAAGGTGAGCTCAAGGATCCAGTAGCAAAGGGTGGTGTTGAGACCCAGCACCCTGAGCTTGGGCATGACCTTAACAGGCACCGTTGTGTTGAATGTGGAGGAGTAGTCTATGAACGGCATCTACAAACAAGTGTTACTACCTCATCCAGGCAGGGGGAGGGTGGTCCACGTTCAGGGTGGAGGCGTCTTCTGTAGATCACACGTCTGCTACATGACAAAATAGGAACAGTAGATAGAGCACACGGTCATATCTTGGAGGAACAGCATCAAGCAATCAGTTGATTATGACTTGCTCCAATTGAAGTCACATGGCATAATTTGAACCTATCAGAAACTGGAATTGCAATAATGTGTTGGGTTGTGTCTCTACGTCTGTGTTTTGATTTCAGTGTTTGATCACTTAAACAAAAAAAGCAATCATGACAGCGCAACAACGATAATGACTGCGAGTGAGTCACCGGTTGTAGGTAAAATGAAGTTGTACACTTCTGTCGCCGTGATTGAAATACGGAAGGCTTGAATCAGAAAGAatatcttgttttgttttgggaaGCCTAGGGCCACCATATTGGAAGATGTACTTAAATTGAAGCACATCGGTTCTGATTTGCTTCTCCAAAATGACTGCTTGCAGTCAGAATTGGTTGTGCATTGGGCAGGAGGGATGCATACGTACTGAGCTCAAGTGGTCTGCACTTTGTGTAATGCTGTGCCGAGTAAGTCGAAGTTATTAGCAGGAAGAAAAAGGCATCACTTTCAAATGAATTCCTTCTTGCATATTCGGAAACTCCACGTAACAACGCTTCTTTCACCAGGAGATCACCCAATGCCAACATTGTCACCCGAACACTGCATAAAAATTGAACTGATATTTTCCATAATGACCATTAAGCTCATTGCACCTCATCATATATTTATGAGAATATTGTCATTTCTATCTGAAATTATCATAAGGCAAAAAAACTCTTTTCCAACACTACCAAATTTACTCAACTGCTCAGAAGTGCAGATTCACTGGAAAAGTTCTAAGGTTGGCCACTTGGTGGCAATACAGGTTCAAGCTTTagtcgtttttatttttcacctAAGGGGAAGGTTGTTAAAAAACATTATTGGCCCTAATCCTACCTATAAAAACTGTTGGTTTAATTTCTTTATCTTCCAATGGTTACCTTTTGAACCACTATGAACAAGGTGCATGTATCTAAATGGAGCACAAAAACAACGAGTCTCCCTCTTACAGCTGGGCACCCCTTGGTGGCTTAGTATTACCTTCGATCCATAAATCCATCCACATTATccgcctgtctgcctgtccgtctgtctctcctcaaGCTTCGTAAATAACACCCGGCCCGGTCTATTCTCAGAGGAAGGAGCCGTCTTCGTATGGGGCTACGGCATTCTGGGAAAAGGCCCCAACTTATCCGAATCCCCCACCCCTGAAATGATCCCCCCCTCGCTGTTTGGCCGCTCCGAGTTCACCCCCTCCGTGGCTGTGAGGACGATCCGCTGTGGACTCAACCACTTCGCCGCCGTCACCGGTGAGCGTTTTTCCATTTCTTTTGGGTGAGAGAATAAATATTGTGGACACGGTGGCAGGGGGGAGTTTATATCCACGCCAGTGGTTCCTCTGGCGTCTGTATATAAACCCTGATTTATGGAGGccatttttaaaaaagggtgggggagggatcAAGGATTTTCTTTAAAAGGGGCAAAGCCATGGCTCATCATGATTGATGGGTTTACCTTttgctgtgtgggtgtgcttctttcacatatttatttagggtagatgaataattcaacaaaaatataataagtcatattttggtcatttctctttttttataaaagtaATTTTTGCCCGGCGATAAACAAGCACTGTGAGACGTGTTGTACTTTGTTGTTGTGTCAACGTGTGAACGCAAAGTCCGTCATGGAAGCACTTTTGTTCCCTCACGCTGTTATAACATGGTGCTATAACATGATGTCCCTCCAGATCAAGGGGAGCTCTTTGTGTGGGGCAAGAACGTGAGGGGCTGTTTGGGCATCGGCAAGAGGGACGACCAGTACTTCCCCTGGAGGGTGAGTACACACACGGGCTCCATATTATATGACGTAAAGGACAAGCACCTGATTCTTTTGCTTGTTGGGTGTTTGGATGTTGGTGTCTTGGAGCTCCCTGTAGAAGTTTGATTTCTTCTGGTGGTTATTTCCAAATGCATTCCACACCAGTTCCCAAACTTTAGCGTGGCTTTCATTTTGTGTACGACCTTCGACAGGTGACGGTACCGGGTCACGTCGTGGACGTGGCGTGCGGTGTTGACCACATGGTGGCACTGGTGAAGTCTATCATCTGAGCGAGACCCGGGCGCACCAACGGTGACCCCGTCGCCCCCCTCGCGCAACGCAGGGCGTCACCCGGCACTGGACCAAGACGCGGTTTCCAAATCAAATGCAAACCAGCTGCTGTCTGCGGGAGACCAGCCCAGATTTGGTCGCTGCGTCTTGCTATGATGTCACCACATGCATGCGCAGGCCAGGGCGATAAGGGTCGGCAAAACCACCTCTTAAAGAAAAGACTCGACAACAACATGCAGCTTCTGAGTGGTTCATGCTGCCGGGATGATATGTGAGGATAATTAGACCAACATATGTGTGACATTTCCAAGTAAACGGAGATGAAGACTTTGCACACATTTGTGAAGCGAATGTAATCCTGTCTTGTTATTCCTTTTCCATGTGCTTGGTTGGGAACCGGAGAGCgtgaaataaagaaatattttaCAAAGGTGCTATTATAGCaacattgtgtctgtgtgaaccaTAGCCACCCCCAGCTAAATAAATTGGCAGCCAAGCGGAGAAATTACTTAACACTTTTATAAAAGGTGAAAAGACATGCCAGATAAAGTGGAAGGCATGCTCCAAAACCAATGTGGAGATGTCCTTTCTTTTATTTGAAGTAATAGTCACAACTGAACTTTAGCAACATCTGCTAAGTGTCAGGTCTGCAGGTGAATAATTGTCGTGTGATAGCCTAGAGTGTAACTGGTAGCCATTTTATTGCTCAGCTTTTATTATGTTTTCTGGCAGGTGTATAACCCTAAGGTACAACAACTTGGTATCAAATGGTTTTAACTGAAATGGGCCTCTTGTAAGTGTCGTGCAATACACTATAAAGTGCAGCTTAAAAGGAT contains:
- the LOC130386425 gene encoding RCC1-like G exchanging factor-like protein isoform X1, whose product is MALPCFRLSSRHTTRLGLDVRCYATQGKAPRSQERRDSNAANAPVFQYVGQNRKPKHKVFVWGFSFTGALGLPSLVQPDCGRKKPRKYQLTPYRLETEDQISSAACGYGFTLLSSSTKDLTKLWGMGLNKDSQLGFQRTQKSKLVSYDYVLEPSPVALPLSHPQGARVLQVACGRAHSLVLTDREGVYSMGNNAYGQCGRSIVEEEDYSGSHIIHKLEGFDSKVIQVACGQDHSLFLTETGKVYACGWGADGQTGLGHQRVSAAPAEVAGELRGVEVKQISTYGDCSLAVSRDGGLYGWGNSEYRQLASVTESSQINSPKHLPLEGCGRVLQAACGGTQVAILNEEGAVFVWGYGILGKGPNLSESPTPEMIPPSLFGRSEFTPSVAVRTIRCGLNHFAAVTDQGELFVWGKNVRGCLGIGKRDDQYFPWRVTVPGHVVDVACGVDHMVALVKSII
- the LOC130386527 gene encoding TLC domain-containing protein 5-like gives rise to the protein MLLTLQVFCSLIGWLALYLVFSLSQRGPEWNCRLVTLTHGVFIVLLTAYVVFIDGPWPFTHAGTENTVLQTQALAICLGYFFFDMGWCLCYGSEGPVMLAHHAASISGILLALTMGKSGCETCAAIFGSELTNPLLQSRWFLRKLGRYDSLLGDAVDVLFIVLFATVRVGVGSVLFYHEMASPRPALVTKVGGVVMYVLAWLFMWDIGKFALKKSRGKYKRWADSQRTDEGKMDGCCSHKGQKRLLGKIVES
- the LOC130386425 gene encoding RCC1-like G exchanging factor-like protein isoform X2, producing the protein MFAAMQHREKHPDRRRGVTVTLQTLQSSSMSVRTGSPSTRCLCGVSASPVPSVSPAWYSPTVAGKSPGNTSSHPTGWRLKTRYISRITLLLRVAQISSAACGYGFTLLSSSTKDLTKLWGMGLNKDSQLGFQRTQKSKLVSYDYVLEPSPVALPLSHPQGARVLQVACGRAHSLVLTDREGVYSMGNNAYGQCGRSIVEEEDYSGSHIIHKLEGFDSKVIQVACGQDHSLFLTETGKVYACGWGADGQTGLGHQRVSAAPAEVAGELRGVEVKQISTYGDCSLAVSRDGGLYGWGNSEYRQLASVTESSQINSPKHLPLEGCGRVLQAACGGTQVAILNEEGAVFVWGYGILGKGPNLSESPTPEMIPPSLFGRSEFTPSVAVRTIRCGLNHFAAVTDQGELFVWGKNVRGCLGIGKRDDQYFPWRVTVPGHVVDVACGVDHMVALVKSII